The following proteins come from a genomic window of Ictalurus furcatus strain D&B chromosome 14, Billie_1.0, whole genome shotgun sequence:
- the LOC128618143 gene encoding histone H2B-like, with protein sequence MPDPAKTAPKKGSKKAVTKTVGKGGKKRRKSRKESYAIYVYKVLKQVHPDTGISSKAMGIMNSFVNDIFERIAGESSRLAHYNKRSTITSREIQTAVRLLLPGELAKHAVSEGTKAVTKYTSSK encoded by the coding sequence ATGCCCGATCCAGCCAAGACCGCACCCAAGAAGGGATCGAAGAAAGCCGTGACCAAGACAGTGGGCAAAGGAGGCAAGAAGCGCAGAAAGTCCAGGAAGGAGAGCTATGCCATCTACGTGTACAAGGTCCTGAAGCAGGTGCACCCTGACACTGGCATCTCATCCAAGGCTATGGGCATCATGAACTCCTTTGTGAATGATATTTTTGAGCGCATCGCCGGTGAATCTTCTCGTCTGGCTCATTACAACAAGCGTTCCACTATCACCTCCAGGGAGATCCAGACCGCCGTGCGCCTGTTGCTTCCCGGCGAGCTGGCTAAGCACGCCGTGTCTGAGGGCACAAAGGCCGTTACCAAGTACACCAGCTCCAAGTAA
- the LOC128618372 gene encoding histone H4-like: MEPKKKSKGGKGLGKGGAKRHRKVLRDNIQGITKPAIRRLARRGGVKRISGLIYEETRGVLKVFLENVIRDAVTYTEHAKRKTVTAMDVVYALKRQGRTLYGFGG; encoded by the coding sequence atggaaccaaaaaaaaaaagcaagggtgGTAAGGGACTCGGTAAAGGAGGTGCTAAGCGTCACCGCAAGGTGCTTCGCGATAATATCCAGGGGATCACCAAGCCGGCTATTCGTCGTTTGGCTCGCCGCGGCGGTGTAAAGCGTATTTCTGGTCTGATCTATGAAGAGACTCGCGGTGTGCTGAAGGTGTTCCTGGAGAACGTGATCCGCGATGCTGTCACCTACACCGAGCATGCCAAGAGAAAGACCGTGACTGCTATGGATGTGGTGTACGCCTTGAAACGCCAAGGACGCACCCTGTACGGCTTCGGCGGATAA
- the LOC128618401 gene encoding poly(ADP-ribose) glycohydrolase, translating into MANNNSSQVKECLTHSDMAVESKPGSSQDTTDGSKRKHSESSDPRQKPGAEAQAGDTQCEGKLKKEPECHMQLDKLSADRNHTVLIDINKFNAGRVVPYKGKHGWDHLHVKLPQCYPQNTMGSRWAVTEKALKNLTDKGVSVGDVERAIKTYNHSHRRDWYFDALSSYVTEVPKMENNFPNLISKMAKLALNLPELIQHPIPLLRQNCNHAITMSQEQISCLLANAFFCTFPHRNATHPNSEYGNFPTINFSSLFTERSPRKFQKLRALFHYFNTVTKEDSKPDGLVTFERISIKPSECPEWNKQKENLTNLQVYSKGCIEKEGKGMLQVDFAAKMVGGGVLGQGLVQEEIRFIQCPELIVARLFTEKLADNECLKITGVQMYSNTRGYSDTFEWHSPHTDQTKRDEWKRRFCQIVAIDALRFDDPRQQFTEKNIKRELLKAYVGFKRDNTPTEYTSAIATGNWGCGAFKGDPMLKALIQMMAAAVAQRDLAYFTFANEQQAEHLQRMHKLLKSHNMTVGKLYNLLQEYCKHYSRHHHHHPPHQVKNVFDYIREELAIRSSQL; encoded by the exons ATGGCTAATAACAACAGTTCTCAAGTGAAGGAATGCCTCACACACTCTGACATGGCCGTGGAAAGCAAACCAGGATCGAGCCAAGACACAACAGATGGCTCAAAACGAAAGCACAGCGAGTCCTCCGACCCGAGACAAAAACCAGGCGCTGAGGCACAGGCCGGAGATACACAGTGTGAGGGAAAGCTGAAGAAAGAACCCGAGTGCCACATGCAGCTGGACAAACTGTCTGCAGACAGGAATCACACAGTGCTTATAGAT ATAAACAAATTTAATGCTGGCAGAGTAGTTCCATATAAGGGAAAGCATGGTTGGGACCACCTCCATGTAAAATTACCCCAATGTTAT ccACAGAATACCATGGGGTCTCGCTGGGCAGTCACAGAGAAAGCTCTGAAAAACCTTACAGATAAGGGTGTTTCAGTAGGAGATGTTGAG AGGGCCATTAAAACTTACAATCACTCCCACAGGAGGGACTGGTATTTCGATGCCCTTTCCTCATATGTTACG GAAGTGCCAAAGATGGAGAACAATTTTCCCAATCTGATCTCAAAAATGGCCAAACTTGCACTGAATTTGCCTGAGCTCATCCAACAT CCCATCCCTTTGCTGAGGCAGAACTGCAACCATGCCATAACGATGTCCCAGGAGCAGATCTCCTGCCTGCTGGCCAATGCGTTCTTCTGCACCTTTCCCCACAGAAATGCAACTCATCCCAACAGTGAATATGGCAATTTCCCCACCATCAACTTCAGCAG CCTGTTCACTGAAAGGTCTCCACGGAAGTTTCAGAAGCTGAGAGCCCTTTTTCACTACTTCAACACTGTAACCAAAGAAG ACTCCAAACCAGACGGACTGGTCACTTTTGAAAGAATTAGCATTAAACCATCTGAGTGCCCTGAATGGAATAA GCAGAAGGAAAATTTGACCAACCTCCAGGTGTACTCTAAAGGCTGCATCGAGAAGGAAGGTAAAGGCATGCTGCAG GTGGATTTTGCTGCCAAGATGGTAGGTGGAGGAGTGCTCGGACAAGGACTGGTGCAGGAAGAGATTCGCTTCATTCAGTGCCCTGAATTGATTGTGGCCAGGCTCTTCACAGAAAAACTGGCCGACAACGAATGTCTGAAGATCACAG GCGTGCAGATGTACAGCAATACCCGTGGCTACAGCGATACCTTTGAGTGGCACAGCCCCCATACAGACCAAACCAAAAG GGATGAATGGAAACGGCGTTTCTGTCAGATTGTTGCAATTGACGCTTTGAGATTTGACGACCCAAGACAGCAGTTCACTGAGAAAAACATCAAACGAGAGCTACTCAAG GCATATGTCGGCTTCAAGAGGGATAACACTCCTACTGAATACACTTCTGCTATTGCTACTGGCAACTGGGGATGCGGAGCTTTTAAAGGTGATCCAATGCTCAAAG CTCTTATTCAGATGATGGCTGCAGCTGTGGCTCAGCGAGACTTGGCCTACTTCACTTTTGCCAATGAGCAGCAGGCAGAGCACCTGCAGAGAATGCACAAGTTACTGAAGAGTCACAACATGACTGTGG GCAAGTTATACAATCTGCTGCAGGAGTACTGTAAGCACTAcagtcgtcatcatcatcatcatcctcctcatcaagTGAAGAATGTGTTTGACTACATCAGGGAGGAGCTGGCTATTCGCTCTAGTCAGCTGTGA